One window from the genome of Pyxidicoccus xibeiensis encodes:
- a CDS encoding efflux RND transporter permease subunit → MKLSSAAVKNPQFTLVVFAMLVALGISSALSIPRAEDPVFPMPGFTLIAVYPGASPRDLEQLVVDPLEDAFDELEDVKEVSSQMEDGLALVSIEFDAASDPDDKYSEVLRQVNATRPKLPPDLLRLEVERYSAANVSVVQLALVGPNVPARELERRADALSERLSNVTGVKKAEVFAVPKQEVRVSLDLERLARVGVPLSQVLQGLGGANLNVPAGSVDVGTRRFNVQTSSEFSSLEQVRATVVGGGPQGVVRLGDVADVSFRDQDAVHLGRFNGERAAFVSVTQKEGQNVFAVRDATLEAAREWAKQLPPGLRLETGFDQSIQVGRRLGGFAMDFALALALVLLTLLPLGFRASLIVMVSIPLSLALGLAALDFAGYSLNQLSIVGFVIALGLLVDDSIVVVENVARFLRQGMSRVRAAIEGTSQIGLAVLGCTATLVLAFVPLIFLPGTSGQFIRSLPMAVVFTILASLLVSLTVIPLLASLFLKEEGHPEGNRVLRAFHHFIERSYRPVLHRALAHPVLTLGVAVALFVGSLALVPVVGFSLFPKAGTPMFHVLVETPDGTSLAETDRAVRFVEDALRRRPEVSSVSANTGKGHPSVYYNVSPGAERPNIGEVFAQLHAYDPDTTPALLDGLRAELDAYPGARIEVLEFEQGPPIDAPVAVRLVGPELDTLRALAVDVQKLLETTPGTLYVKNPVQTRRTDLEVEVDREKAGLLGVPAAEVARTVRFGLAGLPAGTFRDSDGEDHPILVRLPLESGRWPSLDALERLHVAGVSGNLVPLGQVAQVRLEASPSRITHKEGERAVTVTASVATGYNTDNVTQQVMGRLEKELKLPAGYRWEAAGELESRKESFSGVSSAAIIAAFGVLAVLVLEFRTFKSTAIVASVIPLGLVGGIAALFFTGNTLSFTASIGFIALVGIEVKNSILLVDFTNQLRARGVGLDAAIEQAGETRFLPILLTTLTALGGLLPLALENSSLYSPLAWVIIGGLISSTLLTRVVTPVVYKLLAPEVEREGVSEADTAPPAIPEAAGGVA, encoded by the coding sequence ATGAAGCTCTCCTCCGCGGCCGTCAAGAATCCCCAGTTCACCCTCGTCGTGTTCGCCATGCTGGTGGCGCTCGGCATCTCCAGCGCGCTGTCCATTCCGCGCGCGGAGGACCCCGTCTTCCCCATGCCGGGCTTCACCCTCATCGCCGTCTACCCCGGCGCCAGTCCCAGGGACCTCGAGCAGCTCGTGGTGGACCCGCTGGAGGACGCCTTCGACGAGCTGGAGGACGTGAAGGAGGTGAGCAGCCAGATGGAGGACGGGCTCGCGCTCGTGAGCATCGAGTTCGACGCCGCCTCCGACCCGGACGACAAGTACTCGGAGGTGCTGCGGCAGGTGAACGCCACCCGGCCGAAGCTGCCCCCGGACCTGCTGCGGCTGGAGGTGGAGCGCTACAGCGCCGCCAACGTCAGCGTGGTGCAGCTTGCCCTGGTGGGCCCCAACGTCCCCGCGCGCGAGCTGGAGCGGCGGGCCGACGCGCTCTCCGAGCGCCTGTCCAACGTCACGGGCGTGAAGAAGGCCGAGGTCTTCGCGGTGCCCAAGCAGGAGGTGCGCGTGTCGCTCGACCTGGAGCGGCTGGCGCGCGTGGGCGTGCCGCTGTCGCAGGTGCTCCAGGGATTGGGCGGGGCCAACCTCAACGTGCCCGCGGGCAGCGTGGACGTGGGCACGCGGCGCTTCAACGTGCAGACGAGCAGCGAGTTCTCCTCGCTGGAGCAGGTGCGCGCCACGGTGGTGGGCGGCGGGCCGCAGGGTGTGGTGCGGCTGGGCGACGTGGCGGACGTGTCCTTCCGGGACCAGGACGCGGTGCACCTGGGCCGCTTCAACGGCGAGCGCGCGGCCTTCGTCAGCGTCACCCAGAAGGAGGGGCAGAATGTCTTCGCGGTGCGCGACGCGACGCTGGAGGCCGCGCGGGAGTGGGCGAAGCAGCTGCCTCCGGGGCTCCGGCTGGAGACGGGGTTCGACCAGTCCATTCAAGTCGGCCGGAGGCTGGGCGGCTTCGCCATGGACTTCGCGCTGGCGCTGGCCCTGGTGCTGCTGACGCTGCTGCCGCTCGGGTTCCGCGCCAGCCTCATCGTCATGGTGTCCATCCCCCTGTCCCTGGCGCTGGGCCTGGCGGCGCTGGACTTCGCCGGGTACTCGCTCAACCAGCTCTCCATCGTCGGCTTCGTGATTGCCCTGGGCCTGCTGGTGGATGACAGCATCGTCGTGGTGGAGAACGTCGCCCGCTTCCTGCGCCAGGGCATGAGCCGCGTGCGCGCGGCAATCGAGGGCACGTCCCAGATTGGCCTCGCGGTGCTGGGCTGCACCGCCACGCTGGTGCTGGCCTTCGTGCCGCTCATCTTCCTGCCGGGCACGTCCGGGCAGTTCATCCGCAGCCTGCCCATGGCGGTGGTGTTCACCATCCTCGCGTCGCTGCTGGTGTCGCTCACCGTGATTCCGCTGCTGGCCAGCCTCTTCCTCAAGGAAGAGGGCCACCCGGAGGGCAACCGCGTGCTGCGCGCCTTCCACCACTTCATCGAGCGCAGCTACCGCCCCGTGCTGCACCGCGCGCTGGCCCACCCGGTGCTGACGCTGGGCGTGGCCGTGGCGCTCTTCGTGGGCAGCCTGGCGCTGGTGCCGGTGGTGGGCTTCAGCCTCTTCCCCAAGGCGGGCACGCCCATGTTCCACGTGCTGGTGGAGACGCCGGACGGCACCAGCCTGGCGGAGACGGACCGGGCGGTGCGCTTCGTGGAAGACGCCCTGCGCCGGCGCCCCGAGGTGTCCAGCGTGTCCGCCAACACGGGCAAGGGCCACCCGTCCGTCTACTACAACGTGTCGCCCGGCGCGGAGCGGCCCAACATCGGCGAGGTCTTCGCCCAGCTGCATGCGTACGACCCGGACACCACGCCCGCGCTGCTGGACGGGCTGCGCGCGGAGCTGGACGCGTACCCGGGCGCGCGCATCGAGGTGCTCGAGTTCGAGCAGGGGCCGCCCATCGACGCGCCGGTGGCCGTGCGGCTGGTGGGGCCGGAGCTGGACACGCTGCGCGCGCTCGCGGTGGACGTGCAGAAGCTGCTGGAGACGACGCCGGGAACCCTCTACGTGAAGAACCCCGTGCAGACGCGGCGCACGGACCTGGAGGTGGAGGTGGACCGCGAGAAGGCGGGCCTGCTGGGCGTGCCCGCGGCGGAGGTGGCTCGCACCGTGCGCTTCGGCCTGGCGGGGCTGCCCGCGGGGACGTTCCGCGACTCGGACGGAGAGGACCACCCCATCCTCGTCCGGCTGCCGCTGGAGTCCGGCAGGTGGCCCTCCCTGGACGCGCTGGAGCGGCTGCACGTCGCGGGCGTCAGCGGCAACCTGGTGCCCCTGGGACAGGTGGCCCAGGTGCGGCTGGAGGCCAGCCCCAGCCGCATCACCCACAAGGAGGGCGAGCGCGCCGTCACCGTCACCGCCAGCGTGGCCACCGGCTACAACACCGACAACGTCACGCAGCAGGTCATGGGGCGGCTGGAGAAGGAGCTGAAGCTGCCCGCGGGCTACCGCTGGGAGGCCGCGGGCGAGCTGGAGAGCCGGAAGGAGAGCTTCAGCGGCGTGTCCTCGGCGGCCATCATCGCGGCGTTCGGCGTGCTCGCCGTGCTGGTGCTGGAGTTCCGCACCTTCAAGAGCACCGCCATCGTGGCGTCGGTCATTCCCCTGGGGCTGGTGGGCGGCATCGCCGCGCTGTTCTTCACCGGCAACACGCTGTCCTTCACCGCCTCCATCGGCTTCATCGCCCTGGTGGGTATCGAGGTGAAGAACAGCATCCTGCTGGTGGACTTCACCAACCAGCTCCGCGCGCGGGGCGTGGGGCTGGACGCGGCCATCGAGCAGGCGGGCGAGACGCGCTTCCTCCCCATCCTGCTCACCACGCTGACGGCCCTGGGCGGCCTGCTGCCGCTGGCGCTGGAGAACAGCAGCCTCTACTCACCGCTGGCGTGGGTCATCATCGGCGGGCTCATCTCGTCCACCCTCCTCACGCGGGTGGTGACGCCGGTGGTCTACAAGCTGCTGGCGCCGGAGGTGGAGCGGGAAGGGGTGTCGGAGGCGGACACCGCACCGCCCGCCATCCCCGAGGCGGCCGGGGGCGTGGCATAA
- a CDS encoding bifunctional serine/threonine-protein kinase/formylglycine-generating enzyme family protein, giving the protein MMDPASAHPPPPDDTWLPPETFDEYRLVRPLGQGSMGRVWLAEDTLLGRPVAVKFIAAAQPSPEARERFLTEARAVARLQHLNVVALFRAGTVEGRPYLVSEYLRGEPLHTLPRPLPSERVLELGIGLARGLAAAHRRGVLHRDLKPANALLTEDGTVKLLDFGLAKLLDGPPVPVQGAASVQAIPPIRDGAHAQALTSAAASGASGAHAFGIASLQGEAREPTAVSVPGEASGLRAASLPHEAQVPVDGSVPAEAPRLDTASVPGEAHAPDTVPTVPAPFSTHPTPPLGGETLPSEARPLEATAAPASPPPSSETLHSEARPRVATGQDSTTSVTDSSRTRVGAVLGTPLYMAPEAWRGEPATPRTDVYGLGAILYELASGEVPFAESSLAELPMRLQREDAPPLASRAPGVDPRLAEVVDRCLHRDASRRFPNGDALREALEALAWRPSPEVLPAGNPYRGLLPFEAEHRGLFFGRGPEVRAVLDRLRAEPFVLVAAASGVGKSSLCRAGVLPALATGALGPVPTTVTLSPGRTPLAALAAALAPVLGLPETELEDGLRDAPEAIARALRARTRPTGALVCVDPLEELFTLAPAAEAHAMARALAALCLDAPGVRLLATVRSDFLGQALTLPGLGEAAGRALFPLPPLSAAGVREAIEGPARAQGHAFESEALVEALVAPALRGEGTLPLLQFTLAQLWERRDSSRRLLTASALSDMGGVEGALARHADAVLASLTPGQRVAARRVLLSLITPEGTRAPRTAEALGTHEPATRTALEALVHGRLVTALDAEAGGAYSLAHEALLRGWDTLRDWREGDAELRLAVSRLERAAAEWERLGRPTEALWGARALTEAEHLPRERLGEREASFLQASLAARRQRLRTRWALGAGAVALLLVALLPWGKARYDRAHSLAVLHGVAEKAVAESAARRAEALAARQAAFARFDAFEEQEGEALWATALTKVADADAAGAQASRALERVREVAPEDAAAREQLAVLTRERLRFVLATHRPSEAPPLRTTLEELDADGRHRARLEAPARVDVVSTPAGARVRLLRFVDVNGRKEAREEGELGRTPLTKVAIAPGSVVLVLEAEGHAPVRLPLLLEAESVEQVSLTLPGADAVPEGFVYIPPGKFLSGHAGDEGLRRYFLHAWPLRPVWTDAYLIARHETTFGEWLAFLEALPPDEAGRRAPRLQQLLNGVALERGRDGRWRLTLSPSTARYVAAEGEPVRYTARATRAEQDWRRFPVSGVSLEDVRAYAAWLDATGRVPGARPCSDFEWERAARGADARLYPHGDVLAPDDINHDVTYGRQPGGFGPDAVGSHPASASPFGVHDLSGNVWEWTVSAGPAPEPVNRGGCWYFGTLSALVPNREFSEASHRDPLLGVRLCAPAR; this is encoded by the coding sequence ATGATGGACCCCGCTTCAGCCCACCCGCCGCCTCCGGACGACACCTGGCTCCCGCCGGAGACCTTCGACGAGTACCGGCTGGTGCGCCCGCTGGGTCAGGGCTCCATGGGGCGGGTGTGGCTGGCCGAGGACACGCTGCTCGGACGGCCGGTGGCGGTGAAGTTCATCGCCGCCGCGCAGCCGTCGCCCGAGGCACGGGAGCGCTTCCTCACCGAAGCCCGGGCGGTGGCGAGGCTCCAGCACCTCAACGTCGTCGCGCTGTTCCGCGCGGGTACGGTGGAAGGGCGGCCATATCTCGTCTCGGAGTACCTGCGCGGCGAGCCGCTCCACACGCTGCCGCGCCCGCTGCCCTCCGAGCGCGTCCTCGAGCTGGGCATCGGCCTGGCGCGAGGGCTGGCCGCGGCGCACCGGCGCGGAGTGCTGCACCGGGACCTGAAGCCCGCCAATGCACTGCTCACCGAGGACGGCACCGTCAAGCTGCTCGACTTCGGGTTGGCCAAGCTGCTCGACGGGCCGCCGGTGCCCGTACAGGGCGCGGCGTCCGTGCAGGCCATCCCGCCCATTCGCGACGGTGCGCACGCGCAGGCACTCACGTCCGCCGCCGCATCCGGAGCAAGTGGAGCGCACGCGTTCGGCATCGCATCCCTGCAAGGTGAAGCGCGCGAGCCCACCGCCGTGTCAGTGCCAGGTGAAGCCTCGGGGCTCCGCGCAGCATCCCTGCCACATGAAGCGCAGGTGCCTGTCGATGGGTCCGTGCCAGCTGAAGCGCCCAGGCTCGACACGGCGTCTGTGCCAGGTGAAGCGCATGCGCCCGACACCGTGCCCACCGTCCCGGCCCCGTTCTCCACGCACCCCACCCCGCCCCTCGGCGGAGAGACACTCCCGTCCGAAGCACGCCCGCTGGAGGCCACCGCCGCACCCGCCTCCCCGCCTCCTTCCAGCGAGACGCTTCACTCCGAGGCCCGCCCGCGCGTGGCCACGGGCCAGGACTCCACCACCAGCGTCACCGACAGCTCACGCACCCGGGTGGGCGCGGTGCTCGGCACGCCGCTCTACATGGCGCCGGAAGCATGGCGCGGAGAGCCCGCCACGCCGCGCACGGACGTGTACGGCCTGGGCGCCATCCTCTACGAGCTGGCCTCCGGCGAGGTCCCCTTCGCCGAGTCCTCGCTGGCGGAGCTGCCCATGCGGCTCCAGCGCGAGGACGCCCCGCCGCTCGCCTCGCGCGCTCCCGGCGTGGACCCTCGGCTGGCCGAGGTGGTGGACCGCTGCCTCCACCGGGACGCCTCCCGTCGCTTCCCGAACGGAGATGCCCTGCGAGAAGCGCTGGAGGCCCTGGCCTGGCGCCCGAGCCCCGAGGTGCTGCCCGCGGGCAATCCCTACCGGGGCCTGCTGCCCTTCGAGGCCGAGCACCGCGGCCTCTTCTTCGGCCGGGGCCCGGAGGTGCGCGCGGTGCTGGACCGGCTGCGCGCGGAGCCCTTCGTCCTGGTGGCCGCCGCCTCGGGCGTGGGCAAGTCCTCGCTGTGCCGCGCCGGAGTGCTGCCCGCGCTCGCCACCGGGGCCCTGGGGCCTGTCCCGACGACGGTGACGCTGTCACCGGGGCGCACGCCGCTGGCCGCGCTCGCCGCCGCGCTCGCACCGGTGCTGGGCCTGCCGGAGACGGAGCTGGAGGACGGGCTGCGCGACGCACCGGAAGCCATCGCCCGGGCGCTGCGTGCCAGGACGCGGCCCACGGGCGCGCTGGTGTGCGTGGACCCGCTGGAGGAGCTCTTCACGCTCGCCCCCGCCGCCGAGGCCCACGCCATGGCACGGGCGCTCGCCGCGCTCTGCCTGGACGCGCCCGGCGTGCGCCTGCTGGCCACGGTGCGCAGTGACTTCCTGGGCCAGGCCCTCACCCTGCCCGGGCTGGGCGAGGCAGCCGGTCGCGCCCTCTTCCCGCTGCCCCCGCTGTCCGCAGCCGGCGTGCGAGAAGCCATCGAAGGCCCGGCGCGCGCACAGGGCCACGCCTTCGAATCGGAAGCGCTGGTGGAGGCGCTCGTCGCCCCGGCGCTACGAGGCGAGGGCACGCTGCCGCTGCTCCAGTTCACCCTGGCGCAGCTGTGGGAGCGAAGGGACTCGAGCCGGCGGCTCCTCACGGCCTCGGCGCTGAGCGACATGGGCGGAGTGGAGGGCGCGCTGGCCCGGCATGCCGACGCGGTGCTGGCCTCGCTCACCCCTGGGCAGCGAGTGGCCGCGCGCCGGGTGCTGCTGTCCCTCATCACCCCGGAAGGCACGCGCGCGCCCCGCACCGCCGAAGCACTGGGCACCCACGAGCCGGCGACCCGCACCGCCCTGGAGGCCCTGGTGCACGGGCGGCTCGTCACCGCGCTGGACGCGGAGGCGGGCGGCGCCTACTCCCTGGCCCACGAAGCGCTGCTGCGCGGCTGGGACACGCTGCGAGACTGGCGCGAGGGTGACGCCGAGCTCCGGCTCGCCGTGTCCCGCCTGGAGCGCGCCGCAGCGGAGTGGGAGCGACTCGGCCGTCCCACCGAGGCCCTCTGGGGCGCGCGTGCCCTGACGGAGGCGGAGCACCTGCCCCGCGAGCGCCTCGGAGAAAGAGAAGCGTCCTTCCTCCAGGCCTCGCTCGCCGCCCGCCGCCAGCGCCTGCGGACCCGTTGGGCCCTGGGAGCCGGCGCCGTGGCGCTGCTGCTCGTCGCCCTGCTGCCCTGGGGCAAGGCGCGCTACGACCGGGCGCACTCGCTGGCCGTGCTGCACGGTGTGGCGGAGAAGGCCGTGGCCGAGTCCGCGGCCCGTCGCGCCGAGGCCCTGGCCGCGCGCCAGGCCGCCTTCGCCCGCTTCGATGCCTTCGAGGAACAGGAAGGCGAGGCCCTCTGGGCCACCGCGCTGACGAAGGTGGCCGACGCGGATGCGGCCGGAGCCCAGGCCTCGCGAGCCCTGGAGCGCGTGCGCGAGGTGGCCCCGGAGGACGCGGCCGCGAGAGAACAGCTCGCCGTACTGACGCGGGAGCGCCTGCGCTTCGTCCTCGCCACGCACCGTCCCTCGGAAGCCCCGCCGCTCCGGACCACACTGGAGGAACTGGACGCGGACGGCCGTCACCGCGCGCGGCTGGAAGCCCCCGCACGCGTGGACGTCGTCTCCACCCCCGCGGGCGCACGGGTGCGGCTGCTGCGCTTCGTGGACGTGAATGGCCGCAAGGAAGCGCGCGAAGAGGGCGAGCTGGGGCGCACCCCGCTGACGAAGGTGGCCATCGCCCCCGGCTCCGTGGTGCTGGTACTGGAAGCCGAGGGCCACGCACCGGTGCGGCTGCCCCTGCTGCTGGAAGCAGAGAGCGTCGAACAGGTGTCCCTGACGCTGCCCGGAGCGGACGCCGTGCCGGAGGGCTTCGTCTACATTCCACCCGGGAAGTTCTTGTCCGGACACGCCGGGGACGAAGGACTGCGCCGCTACTTCCTGCACGCCTGGCCCCTGCGGCCGGTGTGGACGGACGCGTACCTCATCGCGCGCCACGAGACGACCTTCGGCGAGTGGCTGGCCTTCCTGGAGGCCCTGCCCCCGGACGAGGCCGGGCGCCGGGCGCCGAGGCTCCAGCAGCTCCTCAACGGCGTGGCGCTGGAGCGCGGGCGCGACGGACGCTGGCGGCTCACCCTCTCACCCTCCACCGCGCGCTACGTGGCGGCCGAGGGCGAGCCGGTGCGCTACACCGCCCGGGCCACGCGCGCGGAGCAGGACTGGCGCCGCTTCCCCGTGTCCGGCGTCTCGCTGGAGGACGTGCGTGCCTATGCCGCCTGGCTGGACGCCACCGGCCGGGTGCCGGGCGCGCGGCCCTGCTCGGACTTCGAGTGGGAGCGCGCCGCGCGAGGTGCCGACGCGCGCCTGTATCCGCACGGGGACGTGCTCGCCCCGGACGACATCAACCACGACGTCACCTACGGCCGGCAGCCGGGAGGCTTCGGCCCGGACGCGGTGGGCAGCCACCCGGCCTCCGCCAGTCCCTTCGGCGTGCATGATTTGTCCGGCAACGTGTGGGAGTGGACTGTCTCCGCGGGCCCGGCGCCGGAGCCGGTGAACCGGGGCGGCTGCTGGTACTTCGGCACGCTGTCCGCCCTGGTGCCCAACCGCGAGTTCAGCGAGGCCAGCCACAGGGACCCGCTGCTCGGCGTGCGCCTGTGCGCTCCCGCGCGGTGA
- a CDS encoding TetR/AcrR family transcriptional regulator, producing MGIKERREREKQATRQLILDAARELFVNEGYEAVTMRRVAEKIEYSATAIYVHFKDKAALIRELCAHDFLRFAETLNKVARVQDPMERLRKLGRAYIAFAQEHPTTYRLLFMQRHPPDFEDADHGGIQQGNPEQDAYAFLHKMVKEAKDAGCFKPEHQDVDLVSQLLWGGLHGLVSLHVVMKDDNWLTLRPLGKSAEVMLDLLLGGLSRPPSGTTRAR from the coding sequence ATGGGCATCAAGGAGCGGCGAGAGCGGGAGAAGCAGGCGACGCGGCAGCTCATCCTGGACGCCGCGCGCGAGCTCTTCGTCAACGAGGGCTACGAGGCGGTGACCATGCGGCGCGTGGCCGAGAAGATTGAGTACAGCGCCACCGCCATCTACGTGCACTTCAAGGACAAGGCCGCGCTCATCCGCGAGCTGTGCGCGCATGACTTCCTGCGCTTCGCCGAGACGCTCAACAAGGTCGCCCGCGTGCAGGACCCGATGGAGCGGCTGCGCAAGCTGGGCCGGGCCTACATCGCCTTCGCCCAGGAGCACCCCACCACCTACCGGCTGCTCTTCATGCAGCGCCACCCGCCGGACTTCGAGGACGCGGACCACGGCGGCATCCAGCAGGGCAACCCGGAGCAGGACGCGTACGCCTTCCTCCACAAGATGGTGAAGGAGGCGAAGGACGCGGGCTGCTTCAAGCCCGAGCACCAGGACGTGGACCTGGTGAGCCAGCTGCTGTGGGGCGGCCTGCACGGCCTGGTGTCGCTCCACGTGGTGATGAAGGACGACAACTGGCTCACCCTGCGGCCGCTGGGAAAGTCCGCCGAGGTGATGCTGGACCTGCTGCTGGGGGGCCTGTCGCGGCCCCCCAGTGGGACTACGCGGGCTCGATGA
- a CDS encoding sigma 54-interacting transcriptional regulator: MSSGSDQRTLTGGAEDVAGTMRVRRLLVVHGEGRGALQVLDGEGPYLVGRAGGGAVEGPLALPDGEVSRAHARVVWDADTRSYALEDAGSRNGTFLDGRRVQGRQPLPPGAVVRVGASLLLYEDVLLPAYAPLEPESQGLPGPSLGLGRVRAELALVAPQPMPVLVLGETGVGKELVAEELHRRSGRTGSFVPLNCAAISPQLAESELFGHTAGAFTGAQRRSDGLFVAADGGTLFLDEVGELPLELQPKLLRALSRGEVRPVGATAPVHADVRVVAATHRDLARMVAEGRFRDDLLARLSGWMVRIPALRERKEDVLALGRRFLARAPQPPTLSADAAEALLLHDWPHNVRELEQVLTAAAVRAGGGPLRREHLPPSLVERLRDRTFPTPAAAAGTTPMPLEVLVPRDRPPSRDELHTVLTRLEGNMAQVADFFGKDRRQVYRWAERLGIDPDTYRKS; the protein is encoded by the coding sequence ATGAGCAGCGGCAGCGACCAGAGGACGTTGACGGGCGGGGCGGAGGACGTGGCCGGCACCATGCGGGTGCGGCGCCTCCTCGTGGTGCACGGTGAGGGCCGGGGCGCGCTCCAGGTGCTGGATGGGGAAGGCCCGTACCTCGTGGGCCGGGCCGGCGGTGGCGCGGTGGAAGGCCCGCTGGCGTTGCCCGACGGCGAGGTGAGCCGCGCCCACGCCCGCGTGGTGTGGGACGCCGACACGCGGAGCTACGCCCTGGAGGACGCGGGCAGCCGCAACGGCACCTTCCTCGACGGGCGGCGGGTGCAGGGGCGCCAGCCACTCCCGCCCGGCGCCGTGGTGCGCGTGGGCGCGTCGCTGCTGCTCTACGAGGACGTGCTGCTGCCCGCCTACGCCCCGCTGGAGCCCGAGTCCCAGGGCCTGCCCGGCCCCAGCCTGGGCCTGGGCCGGGTGCGCGCGGAGCTGGCGCTGGTGGCCCCGCAGCCCATGCCGGTGCTGGTGCTGGGCGAGACGGGCGTGGGCAAGGAGCTGGTCGCCGAGGAGCTGCACCGCCGCAGCGGGCGCACCGGCTCCTTCGTCCCCCTCAACTGCGCCGCCATCTCCCCGCAGCTCGCGGAGAGCGAGCTCTTCGGCCACACGGCGGGAGCCTTCACCGGCGCGCAGCGGCGCTCGGACGGCCTCTTCGTCGCGGCCGACGGCGGCACCCTCTTCCTGGACGAGGTGGGCGAGCTGCCCCTGGAGCTGCAGCCCAAGCTGCTCCGCGCGCTGTCGCGGGGCGAGGTCCGCCCGGTGGGCGCCACCGCGCCGGTCCACGCCGACGTGCGAGTCGTCGCCGCCACCCACCGCGACCTCGCCCGCATGGTGGCGGAGGGCCGCTTCCGCGACGACCTGCTGGCCCGCCTGTCCGGGTGGATGGTGCGCATCCCCGCGCTGCGCGAGCGCAAGGAGGACGTGCTCGCCCTGGGCCGCCGCTTCCTCGCGCGCGCCCCCCAGCCCCCCACCCTCTCCGCCGACGCCGCCGAGGCCCTGCTGCTGCACGACTGGCCCCACAACGTGCGGGAGCTGGAGCAGGTGCTGACGGCCGCCGCGGTGCGTGCCGGCGGCGGCCCGCTGCGCCGCGAGCACCTCCCGCCCTCCCTGGTGGAGCGACTCCGGGACCGGACCTTCCCCACCCCGGCGGCCGCCGCAGGCACCACGCCCATGCCGCTGGAGGTGCTGGTGCCCAGAGACCGCCCTCCCAGCCGGGACGAGCTGCACACCGTGCTCACCCGCCTGGAGGGCAACATGGCGCAGGTGGCGGACTTCTTCGGCAAGGACCGCCGGCAGGTGTACCGCTGGGCGGAGCGCCTGGGCATCGACCCGGACACCTACCGGAAGAGCTGA
- a CDS encoding VOC family protein, translated as MTAAFVKLLVSDATRSVAFYEALGFERVASEPPFIQLKWAEAVDVYLVTPPAMLKLEGRRGLGVLVGFRTEGPSGLDELLLRAQAQGASVEGPVVQPWHTREVIVTDPDGYRLNFIEPA; from the coding sequence GTGACAGCGGCGTTCGTCAAGCTGCTCGTCTCGGACGCCACCCGCTCGGTGGCGTTCTACGAGGCGCTCGGCTTCGAGCGCGTGGCCTCCGAGCCGCCCTTCATCCAGCTCAAGTGGGCGGAGGCGGTGGACGTCTACCTCGTCACCCCTCCGGCCATGCTGAAGCTGGAGGGGCGGCGGGGGCTGGGCGTGCTGGTGGGCTTCCGCACCGAGGGCCCCAGCGGGCTGGACGAGCTGCTGCTGCGCGCCCAGGCGCAGGGGGCCTCCGTGGAGGGGCCCGTCGTGCAGCCCTGGCACACCCGGGAGGTCATCGTCACCGACCCGGACGGCTACCGGCTCAACTTCATCGAGCCCGCGTAG
- the gstA gene encoding glutathione transferase GstA — translation MKLFISPGACSLSPHIVLREAGLDFTTEKVDIRAKKTAGGEDFLGINPKGYVPALVLDDGSLLTEGPAIVQFIADKVPDKKLAPAHGTMERYRLQEMLNFLSTELHKSYSPLFNPAFPEEGKAIYRERLAQRYKLIEDRLAAKGPFLMGEQFTVADAYLFTVTNWAGHVKVSLESFPALRAFQARVAERPAVQAALKAEGLAK, via the coding sequence ATGAAGCTCTTCATCTCCCCGGGTGCCTGTTCGCTGTCGCCGCACATCGTCTTGCGTGAGGCGGGCCTGGACTTCACGACCGAGAAGGTCGACATCCGAGCGAAGAAGACGGCGGGCGGCGAGGACTTCCTGGGTATCAACCCCAAGGGCTATGTCCCCGCCCTCGTGCTCGACGACGGCTCGCTGCTCACCGAGGGCCCCGCCATCGTCCAGTTCATCGCGGACAAGGTTCCCGACAAGAAGCTGGCCCCGGCCCACGGCACCATGGAGCGCTACCGCCTCCAGGAGATGCTCAACTTCCTCTCCACCGAGCTCCACAAGAGCTACAGCCCGCTGTTCAACCCCGCGTTCCCCGAGGAGGGGAAGGCCATCTACCGTGAGCGGCTCGCGCAGCGCTACAAGCTCATCGAGGACCGGCTCGCGGCGAAGGGCCCCTTCCTCATGGGTGAGCAGTTCACCGTGGCGGACGCGTACCTCTTCACCGTGACGAACTGGGCGGGCCACGTGAAGGTGAGCCTGGAGTCCTTCCCCGCGCTGCGTGCCTTCCAGGCGCGCGTGGCCGAGCGTCCCGCCGTGCAGGCAGCGCTGAAGGCCGAAGGCCTGGCGAAGTGA